A genomic window from Cytobacillus suaedae includes:
- a CDS encoding methionine/alanine import family NSS transporter small subunit, with amino-acid sequence MEASAITMMLVGMVIIWGGLAASILNAVKKSKQN; translated from the coding sequence ATGGAAGCAAGTGCTATTACAATGATGTTAGTAGGAATGGTTATTATTTGGGGCGGATTAGCGGCTAGTATTTTAAATGCTGTTAAAAAATCAAAACAAAATTAA
- a CDS encoding sodium-dependent transporter has protein sequence MDNRPQWGTRAGFILAAVGSAVGLGNIWRFPAVAYENGGGAFFIPYLFALLTAGIPILVMEFTMGHKYKGSAPLTYARMNKKAEWIGWWQVAVSFVISTYYAVIIAWAMSYSVFALNLKWGDDPNGFLFGEYLKLAEAPGQVGGVVPGVFIPLILVWIITLGILFKGVKKGIEAANRIFIPALLVLFFIIVVRALTLDGAMDGLNAFFKPNWDSILDGKVWVAAYGQIFFSLSIAFAIMITYSSYLPKKTDITNNAFITGFGNSAFELLAGIGVFSILGFMAAQQNVPVSEVVSAGVGLAFVVFPQIINEFPAFNQFFGFLFFASLVLAGLTSLMSIVETFIAGVQDKFKVSRNKAVLIGGGLSALISILFATKGGLYFLDAADYFINNFGVALSGLVQVIVVTWFLKEVDSLKEHANSMSDILLGAWWKVCLGFITPIVLGYMMFDNIRKNIAENYEGYPTSFLLYTGWSVAIGAILVGVIFSLVKWEKGKLAVPTDKEVSR, from the coding sequence ATGGATAATCGTCCACAATGGGGAACACGAGCAGGTTTTATTTTAGCCGCAGTTGGTTCAGCAGTAGGACTAGGGAACATTTGGCGTTTCCCGGCAGTCGCTTATGAGAATGGTGGGGGAGCATTCTTTATTCCTTATCTATTTGCATTATTAACGGCTGGTATTCCAATCTTAGTAATGGAGTTTACAATGGGCCACAAGTACAAAGGATCTGCTCCTTTGACTTATGCTCGAATGAATAAGAAAGCAGAATGGATTGGTTGGTGGCAAGTAGCAGTGTCCTTTGTCATTTCAACCTATTATGCAGTAATTATCGCATGGGCAATGTCCTACTCTGTATTCGCGTTAAACCTAAAATGGGGAGACGATCCAAATGGATTCCTATTTGGTGAATACTTAAAGCTTGCTGAAGCTCCAGGTCAAGTAGGTGGCGTTGTTCCAGGTGTATTTATTCCTTTAATTTTAGTATGGATCATCACACTAGGAATTTTATTTAAGGGTGTTAAGAAAGGAATTGAAGCAGCAAATAGAATCTTCATTCCAGCATTATTGGTCTTATTCTTTATTATCGTTGTTCGTGCACTTACTTTAGACGGTGCAATGGATGGGTTAAATGCCTTTTTCAAACCAAATTGGGATTCAATCTTAGATGGTAAGGTTTGGGTAGCGGCATATGGACAAATTTTCTTTAGTTTATCAATTGCATTTGCTATTATGATTACTTATTCAAGTTATTTACCAAAGAAAACAGATATCACTAACAATGCCTTTATTACAGGTTTTGGAAATTCAGCATTTGAGCTTTTAGCTGGTATCGGAGTATTTAGTATTCTAGGATTTATGGCTGCACAACAAAATGTCCCTGTATCTGAAGTTGTTTCAGCGGGTGTAGGTCTTGCCTTTGTAGTGTTCCCGCAAATTATTAATGAATTTCCAGCGTTTAATCAATTCTTTGGCTTCTTATTCTTTGCAAGCTTAGTGTTAGCTGGTTTAACTTCATTGATGTCAATCGTAGAAACTTTCATTGCCGGAGTTCAAGATAAATTTAAGGTGTCTAGAAATAAAGCTGTACTAATTGGTGGTGGATTATCAGCTCTTATCTCAATTCTGTTTGCTACAAAAGGTGGACTATATTTCTTAGATGCAGCAGATTACTTCATCAATAACTTTGGTGTAGCTTTATCAGGACTAGTTCAAGTAATTGTAGTAACTTGGTTCCTAAAAGAAGTTGATTCATTAAAAGAGCACGCAAACTCAATGTCTGATATCCTTCTAGGTGCTTGGTGGAAAGTGTGTCTAGGCTTCATAACACCAATCGTCCTTGGATACATGATGTTTGATAACATTAGAAAAAATATCGCAGAAAACTATGAAGGTTACCCAACTTCATTCTTACTTTACACAGGTTGGTCAGTAGCAATTGGGGCAATACTTGTTGGAGTAATTTTCTCACTAGTAAAATGGGAAAAAGGAAAGTTAGCTGTACCTACTGATAAGGAGGTATCACGATAA
- a CDS encoding Na+/H+ antiporter NhaC family protein: MSGTIYSLIPPLVAILMVILTRRVLLSLGVGILSAALVLQWNAISKGGVLFFLLEAFNSIWSSFKAIFVTEGSLNTWNMYIVFFLLLLGVITAFISITGGSRAFGEWAGRRIKSRIGAQLLAAFLGIIIFIDDYFNALAVGQVSKPLTDRYRVSRAKLAYIIDSTSAPICVVSPISSWGAYIIAIIGTILATHGISEYTALSAFIQMIPMNLYVITAILMVFVTTIFNINLGSMKVHEERAIKSGEMIDPAKPVIGDLKQDLPQSNRGTVGDLIWPIIALVIGTVGSMIWTGYKATEENRTLLAIFENTDVAASLLYGGLFGLLAAFILFFNQVITKKSISTGLFLKGIIEGIKSMLPAIYILLLAWMVVDLISQLETGAYLASRVEEANLNVAYLPVILFIVAGLMAFSTGTSWGTFGIMLPIAGEIMASTDISMLLPALAAVLAGSVFGDHCSPISDTTILSSTGAGSHHIDHVLTQLPYALISAVIATIGFIVMGMTGSTILGIIIVLLSILVFTVMFRQKQKVV, translated from the coding sequence ATGTCCGGAACAATTTATTCTTTAATCCCTCCTTTGGTTGCAATCTTAATGGTTATATTAACTAGAAGAGTTTTGCTTTCATTAGGAGTAGGAATTTTATCAGCAGCACTTGTTTTACAATGGAATGCAATAAGTAAGGGAGGAGTATTATTCTTCTTATTAGAAGCATTCAACTCCATTTGGAGTAGCTTTAAAGCAATTTTTGTAACAGAAGGATCTCTAAATACATGGAATATGTATATTGTCTTCTTTTTACTACTATTAGGAGTAATTACTGCGTTCATTTCGATAACAGGAGGAAGTCGTGCATTTGGAGAGTGGGCAGGGAGACGAATTAAGTCTAGAATTGGTGCTCAATTACTTGCTGCATTTCTTGGAATTATAATCTTTATCGATGATTATTTTAACGCTTTAGCAGTTGGTCAAGTAAGTAAACCATTAACTGACCGTTATAGAGTCTCACGTGCAAAACTTGCGTATATTATTGACTCAACATCTGCGCCAATCTGTGTAGTTTCACCAATATCTAGCTGGGGTGCATATATCATTGCTATTATAGGGACAATCCTGGCAACACATGGGATTAGTGAATATACAGCACTATCTGCCTTCATTCAGATGATACCTATGAATTTGTATGTAATTACAGCCATTTTAATGGTTTTTGTAACGACTATATTTAACATTAATCTCGGTAGTATGAAGGTTCATGAGGAAAGAGCGATTAAATCAGGGGAAATGATTGATCCCGCGAAACCTGTTATTGGAGACTTAAAACAGGATTTACCGCAAAGTAACAGGGGAACAGTTGGTGATTTAATCTGGCCAATTATCGCTTTAGTAATTGGAACTGTCGGTTCAATGATTTGGACAGGCTATAAGGCAACGGAAGAAAATAGAACGTTATTAGCTATTTTTGAAAATACCGATGTTGCAGCGTCACTTTTATATGGTGGTCTTTTTGGGTTACTTGCGGCATTTATCTTATTTTTTAATCAAGTTATTACAAAGAAATCTATTTCAACTGGTTTATTTTTAAAGGGAATTATTGAAGGGATTAAATCCATGCTTCCTGCAATCTATATCTTATTATTAGCATGGATGGTTGTTGATTTAATCAGCCAGTTAGAAACTGGAGCCTACCTTGCTTCACGAGTTGAAGAGGCAAATCTTAATGTTGCCTATTTACCTGTTATCTTATTTATTGTTGCGGGCTTAATGGCCTTTTCAACAGGTACTTCATGGGGCACATTTGGTATTATGCTTCCGATTGCAGGAGAAATTATGGCTTCAACCGATATCTCCATGTTATTACCTGCATTAGCGGCAGTACTTGCTGGTTCAGTATTTGGAGATCATTGTTCGCCAATTTCTGATACCACAATCCTTTCATCCACAGGGGCAGGAAGTCATCACATTGACCATGTATTAACTCAACTTCCTTATGCGCTTATATCAGCAGTTATTGCTACTATCGGATTTATTGTAATGGGGATGACAGGAAGTACAATCTTGGGAATTATCATTGTCTTGTTATCAATACTAGTCTTTACAGTTATGTTTAGACAAAAACAGAAGGTAGTATAA
- the yunB gene encoding sporulation protein YunB, with amino-acid sequence MMAKYRGRLPRGGPLPFRYVFLLTFVFFIFSTAAGLIMVNKGIEPVLMAYAENETKRIATLVIKNAVNKQITEEELSAEEIINIQQDSNGNITGVYYNTNAINRVATLTTDKVEQYLRYVDEGNVNALEIPEVVIETDDDTKNSGFYFEVPLGAATKNALLGNLGPKVPVRFHLIGDVMPDIITEIEESGINNTIIKIEVKLDVSVRVILPFATEEIHATGTVPVVAQLVNGKVPDYYNNGGEGAPPAIQLPRNRN; translated from the coding sequence GTGATGGCAAAATATCGAGGACGCCTTCCCCGAGGAGGACCATTGCCTTTTCGTTATGTATTTTTGCTTACGTTTGTCTTTTTCATATTCTCTACTGCTGCAGGGTTAATCATGGTAAATAAGGGGATTGAGCCTGTACTAATGGCGTATGCTGAAAATGAAACAAAAAGGATTGCTACATTAGTTATAAAAAATGCAGTTAATAAACAGATTACCGAAGAGGAATTAAGTGCGGAAGAAATTATTAATATTCAACAAGATTCTAATGGAAACATAACCGGTGTCTATTATAATACGAATGCAATTAACCGAGTGGCAACGTTGACAACAGATAAGGTTGAGCAGTACCTGCGCTATGTGGATGAGGGGAATGTAAATGCACTTGAAATACCGGAAGTAGTAATTGAAACCGATGATGATACAAAGAACTCGGGATTTTACTTTGAAGTTCCACTAGGAGCCGCGACAAAAAATGCATTATTAGGAAACTTAGGTCCAAAGGTTCCAGTTCGCTTTCATTTAATCGGAGATGTAATGCCTGATATTATCACTGAAATTGAGGAATCGGGAATTAATAATACGATTATTAAAATCGAGGTAAAACTAGATGTATCAGTGCGGGTAATTCTTCCGTTTGCGACAGAGGAAATACATGCTACTGGTACGGTTCCAGTAGTTGCTCAATTAGTTAATGGAAAAGTTCCAGATTACTATAATAATGGTGGAGAAGGTGCACCTCCAGCTATTCAATTACCAAGAAATAGAAACTAG
- a CDS encoding HD-GYP domain-containing protein: MILVSTKSLAPGKILAKAIYNENGQVLISEDVPLTERMIVRLLELGITFVYVKDNRTEDIETVQPIPRTLRKEAIKTIENIFIDLQKENHSSGSLFLEKNSKDLLKVIRSVVHEVKNNKDLITLLSEVYTYDNYIFTHSLNVTLYTLAIGTQLKMSDKQLEILGIGAILHDVGKMTVPVDILMKPGRLTLEEFETIKLHTEHGFEILRKMPTVPLVAAHCAFQHHERIDGSGYPRGIKGPEIHEFAKVMAVADVFDAVTSNRVYRSAMLPHEGLEILYSGVGNLFDTKIVEAFRKAVVIYPVGLTVYLNDGRKGIVSKQNQGLSERPVIRILEEDGRDLESPYEVDLKQKLDIVITKCETTLVGESLNTN, encoded by the coding sequence ATGATATTAGTTTCTACAAAATCACTAGCACCTGGAAAGATATTGGCTAAAGCTATCTATAATGAGAATGGACAAGTATTAATTAGTGAAGATGTCCCTTTAACTGAGAGAATGATCGTAAGGCTATTAGAGCTAGGAATTACATTTGTTTACGTTAAAGATAATAGAACTGAGGATATTGAAACGGTTCAACCGATACCTAGGACACTGAGAAAAGAAGCAATCAAAACCATTGAAAATATATTTATAGACTTGCAAAAGGAAAACCATTCATCTGGATCCTTGTTTCTAGAAAAGAATTCTAAAGATCTATTAAAGGTTATCCGTTCTGTTGTTCATGAAGTTAAAAATAATAAAGATTTGATTACACTTTTGTCAGAAGTCTACACATATGACAATTATATTTTCACTCATTCGTTAAATGTAACTTTATATACATTAGCTATTGGTACACAGCTAAAAATGTCAGATAAACAACTTGAAATTTTAGGTATTGGTGCAATTTTACATGATGTTGGTAAAATGACAGTTCCAGTTGATATTTTGATGAAACCCGGTAGACTTACGTTAGAAGAGTTTGAGACCATTAAACTCCATACTGAACACGGCTTTGAAATACTTAGAAAAATGCCTACGGTCCCACTAGTTGCAGCACATTGTGCCTTCCAGCACCATGAGAGGATAGATGGCTCTGGGTATCCGAGAGGGATAAAAGGACCAGAAATACATGAGTTTGCTAAGGTCATGGCAGTTGCAGATGTGTTTGACGCTGTCACTTCAAATCGTGTTTACAGAAGCGCTATGCTTCCACATGAAGGACTGGAGATTCTATATTCTGGTGTAGGAAATCTGTTTGACACAAAGATTGTTGAAGCCTTTAGAAAGGCAGTTGTTATTTATCCTGTAGGCCTGACAGTTTATTTAAATGATGGCAGAAAGGGTATCGTATCAAAACAAAATCAAGGGTTAAGTGAAAGACCTGTTATTAGAATATTAGAGGAAGACGGAAGGGACTTAGAAAGCCCTTATGAAGTAGACCTTAAGCAAAAACTTGATATTGTCATAACCAAATGTGAAACAACACTTGTTGGAGAAAGTCTAAATACGAATTAA
- a CDS encoding DUF1805 domain-containing protein gives MVTMTPIIIDSHQFTAITVKLPKTNFMAVTNEKGYIMCGALDVALLNEKLKDRGIIAGRAVGVRTIDQLLDAPLESVTIEAENIGITVGMKGKDALLKMI, from the coding sequence ATGGTAACGATGACTCCAATTATAATCGATTCACACCAATTTACTGCTATCACGGTAAAGCTGCCTAAGACGAATTTTATGGCGGTAACGAATGAAAAAGGGTATATCATGTGTGGAGCTCTAGATGTTGCCCTTTTAAATGAAAAACTGAAAGACCGCGGAATTATTGCGGGCAGGGCTGTAGGAGTTCGAACAATTGACCAACTTCTTGATGCTCCGTTAGAATCAGTTACTATAGAAGCTGAAAACATTGGTATTACTGTAGGAATGAAGGGGAAAGATGCCCTTTTAAAAATGATATAA
- a CDS encoding sulfite exporter TauE/SafE family protein, which yields MEWVLLLVVGIVAGTLGSLVGLGGGIVVVPALIYLGSIIPSFGYISPQVAVGTSLIVVIFTGLSSTLAYMKYKTVDYKSGLLFFIGSGPGGIVGAFVNKAMDVQTFSLYFGIFMIFISIILMVRNKIKPMKTSETRYHYKRSFTNDEGVESYYGFNPFIALPISFLVGYISGLFGVGGGSLMVPAMILLFMFPPHIAVATSMFMIFLSAITSSIAHIGLGNVNWLLALVLVPGAWVGAIVGAKINTKLKGNTVINLLRIILIILGIRLIFQGLT from the coding sequence GTGGAATGGGTTTTACTTTTAGTAGTTGGAATTGTCGCTGGTACGTTAGGAAGTTTAGTTGGTTTAGGTGGGGGGATTGTTGTTGTCCCTGCTCTGATTTATTTAGGTTCAATCATTCCTAGCTTTGGATATATCTCACCTCAAGTAGCAGTAGGTACTTCCCTTATCGTTGTTATTTTTACGGGTCTTTCTTCAACATTAGCTTATATGAAGTATAAAACAGTCGATTATAAAAGTGGCCTGCTCTTTTTTATAGGCAGTGGACCAGGGGGAATAGTTGGTGCATTTGTAAATAAAGCAATGGACGTACAAACTTTTTCTCTGTATTTTGGAATCTTTATGATTTTTATCTCAATCATTCTTATGGTTCGTAATAAAATAAAACCAATGAAAACATCAGAAACCAGATACCACTATAAGCGTTCCTTTACGAATGATGAAGGAGTGGAATCTTACTACGGATTTAATCCATTTATTGCCTTACCAATCTCGTTTCTGGTGGGATATATTTCTGGATTATTCGGAGTGGGTGGAGGTTCACTCATGGTCCCTGCAATGATTTTATTATTTATGTTCCCACCTCATATTGCTGTTGCCACTTCAATGTTTATGATCTTTCTATCTGCAATAACAAGTTCGATAGCTCATATCGGATTAGGAAATGTAAATTGGCTATTAGCTCTTGTCTTAGTACCAGGAGCATGGGTAGGTGCTATAGTAGGAGCAAAAATTAATACAAAATTAAAAGGGAACACGGTTATCAATTTGCTCCGCATTATATTGATTATCCTAGGTATCCGTTTAATTTTTCAAGGACTTACCTAA
- a CDS encoding DUF72 domain-containing protein, whose protein sequence is MIYVGVTGWGDQDSLYQAGTNSGSKLKQYSGHFPIVEVDSSFYAIQPQKNVERWVKDTPPSFQFIVKAYQGMTGHQRGELPFPSKEEMFSAFKESLEPYQTAGKLAMVLFQFPPWFECTRENVNYLRWCKEEMKGLPLALEFRHQSWFLPQFYEKTLSFMASQNWIHSICDEPQAGSGSIPIVLKPTNNDATLVRFHGRNIHGWQKPSAGNWREVRYLYRYNEKELTEWADHIKALHKQSNDIYVLFNNNSGGDAADNAKQFIQLLGLNYEGLAPRQLDFFDHL, encoded by the coding sequence ATGATATACGTCGGTGTGACTGGTTGGGGTGATCAGGATAGCCTCTATCAAGCTGGTACGAATTCAGGTAGTAAACTAAAACAATATTCGGGTCATTTTCCAATAGTTGAAGTAGATTCTAGCTTTTATGCCATACAACCTCAAAAGAATGTAGAACGTTGGGTGAAAGACACTCCCCCATCTTTTCAATTTATTGTGAAGGCATATCAAGGGATGACGGGCCATCAACGTGGTGAATTACCTTTTCCTTCAAAGGAAGAGATGTTTTCTGCCTTTAAAGAATCTCTCGAACCTTATCAAACGGCAGGTAAACTGGCAATGGTGCTATTTCAGTTTCCACCTTGGTTTGAATGTACAAGGGAAAATGTTAACTACTTACGTTGGTGTAAGGAAGAAATGAAGGGGTTACCTTTGGCGCTAGAATTTAGACATCAATCATGGTTTTTACCCCAGTTTTATGAAAAAACATTAAGCTTTATGGCAAGCCAAAACTGGATCCATAGCATCTGTGATGAGCCTCAGGCGGGGAGTGGCTCCATTCCTATAGTACTGAAGCCTACCAACAATGACGCAACTCTGGTCAGATTTCATGGACGCAACATTCATGGATGGCAGAAGCCAAGTGCTGGAAATTGGCGAGAGGTCCGTTACCTTTACAGATATAATGAAAAAGAATTAACAGAATGGGCTGATCATATAAAAGCTCTACATAAGCAATCAAATGATATCTATGTGTTATTCAATAATAATTCTGGTGGAGATGCTGCTGATAATGCTAAGCAATTTATTCAGTTGTTAGGATTAAACTATGAGGGCTTAGCTCCCCGTCAGTTAGACTTTTTTGATCATCTCTAA
- a CDS encoding NERD domain-containing protein, with product MIIKTREEPLELMLLRILNNRMHLTEKDVNYLISLEKGFKGEQKYDVWLEKYLSGEWIVINDLLLDYNNNVFQIDSLLVSSKKMYLFNVKNYECDFYIEDNRWYSPYDSEIKDPLLQLSRSETLLRQLLVVLGFKPQIEALLIFINPEFHLYQAPLKLPAIFPSQLSRFMGKLNMCTSPLKARDTKLAQKLLSLHIKYNPYSRLPDYSYDNLKKGIICASCNSFNQKVSNNNIVCLDCGFVEKVNKGVLRSLEEYQLLFPDERITVNSVQDWCKVITNKNTVRNILSELYLLKVHGRSSFYVRK from the coding sequence ATGATAATAAAAACGCGTGAGGAACCATTGGAGTTAATGTTGCTTAGGATTTTAAATAACCGAATGCATTTAACTGAAAAGGATGTAAATTACCTAATAAGTTTAGAAAAAGGATTTAAGGGGGAACAAAAGTATGATGTGTGGTTGGAAAAGTATCTCTCGGGTGAATGGATTGTTATAAATGATTTATTGTTAGATTATAACAACAATGTATTCCAGATCGACTCTTTGTTAGTTTCTAGTAAGAAAATGTATTTATTTAACGTTAAAAATTATGAATGTGATTTTTATATTGAAGATAATAGATGGTATTCACCATATGATAGTGAAATTAAGGATCCACTGCTTCAGCTTAGTCGAAGCGAGACATTATTGAGACAACTGCTTGTAGTTCTTGGATTCAAACCTCAGATTGAGGCACTTTTGATTTTTATTAACCCCGAGTTTCATCTATATCAAGCTCCTCTGAAACTTCCTGCTATTTTCCCTTCACAACTCAGTCGGTTTATGGGTAAGTTAAATATGTGTACTTCACCACTAAAGGCACGGGATACTAAACTTGCACAAAAACTATTATCTCTTCACATTAAATATAATCCTTACTCAAGGTTACCAGATTATAGCTATGACAATCTTAAGAAGGGCATTATATGTGCTTCTTGTAACTCCTTTAATCAGAAAGTCTCTAACAACAATATAGTTTGTTTAGATTGTGGGTTCGTTGAAAAAGTAAATAAGGGCGTTTTACGGAGTTTAGAAGAGTATCAATTGCTATTTCCTGATGAAAGGATAACTGTGAATTCTGTCCAAGACTGGTGTAAAGTAATTACAAACAAAAACACAGTTAGAAATATTTTGTCGGAACTATATTTACTTAAGGTTCATGGTAGGTCTTCTTTTTACGTTAGAAAATAG
- the sufB gene encoding Fe-S cluster assembly protein SufB, which yields MAKKMPDIGDYKYGFADKDVSIFRSKRGLTKEIVEEISRMKKEPQWMLEYRLKSLEHFYNMPMPQWGGDMASLNFDEITYYVKPSEKSERSWDEVPEEIKATFDKLGIPEAEQKYLAGVSAQYESEVVYHNMKEDLEDLGIVFKDTDTALKENEGIFREHFGKVIPNTDNKFSALNSAVWSGGSFIYVPKGIKVDTPLQAYFRINSENMGQFERTLIIVDEGAHVHYVEGCTAPVYTTNSLHSAVVEIIIKKDAYCRYTTIQNWANNVFNLVTKRAVAEENATMEWIDGNIGSKLTMKYPAVILKGAGARGMTLSIAIAGKGQHQDAGAKMIHLAPNTSSTIVSKSISKHGGKVTYRGIVHFGRKADGARANIECDTLIMDNQSTSDTIPYNEIFNDNISLEHEAKVSKVSEEQLFYLMSRGISEQEATEMIVMGFIEPFTKELPMEYAVEMNRLIKFEMEGSIG from the coding sequence ATGGCTAAAAAGATGCCTGATATTGGCGATTATAAATATGGATTTGCAGATAAAGACGTTTCGATTTTCCGTTCAAAACGTGGTCTAACAAAAGAGATTGTTGAAGAAATCTCTCGTATGAAAAAAGAGCCACAATGGATGTTAGAATACCGTCTTAAATCCTTAGAGCATTTCTACAACATGCCAATGCCACAATGGGGTGGCGATATGGCAAGCTTAAACTTCGATGAAATTACGTATTATGTAAAACCATCTGAAAAATCTGAGCGTTCTTGGGATGAAGTACCTGAAGAAATCAAAGCAACATTTGATAAATTAGGTATTCCTGAAGCTGAGCAAAAGTATCTTGCAGGGGTTTCTGCACAATATGAATCAGAGGTTGTATATCATAACATGAAGGAAGACCTTGAAGATTTAGGTATCGTGTTTAAAGATACAGATACTGCTTTAAAGGAAAATGAAGGTATTTTCCGTGAGCACTTCGGAAAAGTTATTCCAAATACAGATAACAAGTTCTCTGCACTTAATTCAGCAGTATGGTCTGGTGGATCATTCATCTACGTTCCAAAAGGAATTAAAGTTGATACACCACTTCAAGCATACTTCCGTATTAACTCTGAAAACATGGGTCAGTTTGAGCGTACACTTATCATCGTTGACGAAGGTGCTCATGTACACTATGTTGAAGGTTGTACAGCTCCGGTATATACAACAAACTCTCTACACAGTGCGGTAGTTGAGATTATCATTAAAAAAGACGCATACTGCCGTTATACTACAATTCAAAACTGGGCTAACAACGTATTTAACCTAGTTACGAAGCGTGCAGTTGCAGAAGAAAATGCAACCATGGAATGGATTGATGGTAACATCGGTTCTAAATTAACAATGAAGTATCCAGCAGTTATCCTTAAAGGTGCAGGAGCTCGTGGCATGACTCTTTCCATTGCGATTGCAGGAAAAGGTCAGCATCAGGATGCAGGAGCTAAGATGATTCACTTAGCACCTAACACATCATCTACCATTGTTTCTAAATCAATTTCTAAACATGGTGGTAAAGTAACGTACCGTGGTATTGTTCACTTCGGTCGTAAAGCTGATGGTGCTCGTGCAAACATTGAATGTGATACATTAATTATGGATAACCAATCTACATCAGATACAATTCCATACAATGAAATCTTTAATGACAACATTTCATTAGAGCATGAAGCAAAAGTATCGAAGGTATCAGAAGAGCAGTTATTCTATCTAATGAGCCGTGGTATTTCTGAGCAAGAAGCAACTGAAATGATTGTTATGGGTTTCATTGAGCCATTCACAAAAGAACTTCCAATGGAATATGCGGTTGAGATGAACCGTTTGATTAAGTTCGAGATGGAAGGGTCTATTGGGTAA
- a CDS encoding SUF system NifU family Fe-S cluster assembly protein — MAFNNNLDTLYRQVIMDHYKNPRNRGVLDNESLTIDMNNPTCGDRIQLTMIVEDGKVIDAKFEGEGCSISMSSASMMTQAVKGQPIDIALKLSNIFSDMMLGKDYDDSIDLGDIEALQGVAKFPARIKCATLPWKAMEKGLNSQKQ, encoded by the coding sequence ATGGCTTTTAATAACAATTTAGACACATTGTATCGCCAAGTAATTATGGATCATTATAAGAATCCACGAAATCGTGGTGTACTAGATAACGAATCATTGACAATTGATATGAATAATCCTACATGTGGTGACCGCATACAATTAACAATGATCGTAGAAGATGGGAAAGTAATTGATGCGAAGTTTGAAGGGGAAGGCTGTTCAATTTCAATGTCATCCGCTTCAATGATGACACAAGCTGTTAAAGGGCAACCGATTGACATTGCTCTAAAACTTTCAAACATTTTTTCCGATATGATGCTAGGCAAAGACTATGACGATAGCATTGATTTAGGTGACATTGAGGCACTTCAAGGCGTAGCTAAGTTTCCGGCACGTATCAAATGTGCAACACTTCCTTGGAAGGCCATGGAAAAAGGCTTAAACAGCCAAAAACAATAA